Proteins co-encoded in one Stomoxys calcitrans chromosome 5, idStoCalc2.1, whole genome shotgun sequence genomic window:
- the LOC106091298 gene encoding trypsin zeta: MNRLFSLTLLLLLVGLTLAASLPLNSNEVDIEPSLRLDGRIVGGYPVDITNHPHQVSMRRRSCETCPYTHSCGGSIYNEKVIITAAHCVNGRFAENYTIVAGTSKRNTADGVVVRVEKIVMHEDYNGAVYTNDVALMILASPLPLNGITMAPVALATEVPPHGSKSVITGWGTIQSGGFASDQLLAVNVPIVSNERCDDYYAVSYGPGRITDSMLCAGVEGEGGKDACQGDSGGPLLVNGKLAGIVSWGRSCALGDYPGVYANVPYLHDWIMTNIEANL, from the coding sequence ATGAACCGTCTATTCTCTCTGactttgctgctgctgctggtgggTCTAACTTTGGCTGCTTCCCTACCTTTAAACAGCAATGAGGTTGACATTGAACCCTCTTTGAGGTTGGATGGACGTATTGTAGGCGGTTATCCCGTGGACATCACCAATCATCCCCATCAGGTTTCCATGAGACGGAGATCGTGTGAGACTTGCCCTTACACCCACTCTTGTGGCGGCAGTATTTACAATGAGAAAGTCATCATAACCGCCGCCCATTGTGTTAATGGACGTTTTGCGGAGAACTACACCATTGTGGCTGGCACCAGCAAAAGAAATACAGCCGATGGTGTGGTAGTGCGAGTGGAAAAAATTGTGATGCATGAAGACTACAATGGCGCCGTATATACCAACGATGTGGCTCTGATGATTCTGGCCTCCCCTCTGCCTTTGAATGGTATAACCATGGCCCCGGTGGCCTTGGCCACTGAAGTTCCACCCCATGGCTCGAAATCGGTTATAACTGGCTGGGGCACTATTCAATCGGGTGGTTTTGCTTCCGACCAATTGTTGGCCGTCAATGTGCCCATTGTTAGCAACGAGCGCTGTGATGACTACTATGCTGTCTCATATGGCCCCGGACGCATTACGGACAGCATGTTGTGTGCCGGTGTGGAGGGTGAAGGAGGCAAAGATGCCTGTCAGGGTGATTCTGGCGGTCCTTTGTTGGTGAATGGCAAACTGGCTGGCATTGTTTCATGGGGTCGCAGTTGTGCCCTGGGCGATTATCCCGGAGTCTATGCCAATGTGCCTTATTTGCATGATTGGATTATGACCAACATTGAGGCTAATCTATAG